The Sesamum indicum cultivar Zhongzhi No. 13 linkage group LG9, S_indicum_v1.0, whole genome shotgun sequence genome segment GCATTTTTAAATACCTATTGGTACACTGAATTTCGGGCTTACCGTACATTTTTATGATATCAGAATGAACTTCAATCCTCAGTTTGGcttcttcttttgttgtttacCCAGCTTCGACCGCCGTTGCTTGAACAAATGAAGGTAGAGTTTCATCCACAAAAATGGATAGCTGAAAAGCAAAGCCTGCAACAGAAAGTCGAAATGATCAATTCTATAgaattaaatgaaagaaaaagatgctTAAACAAGATGCAAATCTACCACCGGAATAAATTGCTTTCCATGGGACAAAAGGTGttgtaacataaaattttcaataggATTCAGAGGGTGTTGGGGTGAGCTTATAAGGCTTTCCAAAAAGTTTGTCACAAaatatttggtaattttttctttttttttttttttaaaaaaaaaggatttcaacctccaaaaataagataaaataagatgttgtGAGCTTATAAGTTCTAAAAAAAAGTCAGAAGCtcccaacttatttttaagatcttaataagttttttcaaacaaattacaaatttgtcattactaacatcttataaacgccatcattttattttattgaaacacTTCAGGAAGATGTTATAAGCTCCAAAAACATCTTGTGATCTCTTAAAATAGCTTcaccaaacaccctcttagtAGTACTTCAGGAGTTGGTAGGTCTCACAATTGAGGACATTGAATACATACCTTTACGAACTTGTCATAGCTGAAAGGGAGGGTATCCGCGTAGAGGTTTTCCTTCTTTATAAACGGGAGCGCTTGGTACATGAGCCACACTACATTGTAATAGTGTAGATGGATAACCATTTTAGTTCAGATAGTTTGGAAAAAGGACCATTTAATATGAGTCATGAGTTGTTAAAAAGGCTTACTTTCTCCAGGAAAAAGTCCAATAGGGTACAACACAATGAAAGCATTGTAcctaacaaaaacaaaatgataATGCAACTGTAATTAATCAGATATTGACAAGAGCATCTTTTGCCAACCATGTATATTAGTAACTAGACTCCATGATCAATCAGAAATTGTACCTGATAAAAGTCATCCAATTTGGAGAACATCCCAGGCAATTCAACGCATAATGTGAATACCTGATTATCTACTCCGGGACACATTATATGAAAAGTCATAATGTGGCGTAAAGGATGGTCGAGAAAGATAATGGACAGATCAGGAAAATCAAAACAAGTAAATGCAGATAAGAGAAAGGCAAACATATAAAGGCTCAGAACTCCCAGAATACCACTTGAAGTTCAGAGACAGCAGACTGCGAGATTAGGATCAGTAAGCCAACGCACTGGGCATAACTAACAAGAAAAATCTCAGAACGTCAAGAATCAGGCTCGTCAGACGTAAAGCCTCAATTTTGCATGGTCATTGAAACGAGAAGCTAAAGAATCAAGACATTTTTTCTCCATCCCTTTAAAACTATAGTGTTTATGAACATGTTAAGTTGACTTCTGGAAGAAATTCATCACCGACCTTATGGATCATTCTTCAACAATAGACTTGTAGATAGTGGTACATGGAGAAAGCTTTAAATGGTAAAATATGTGAGGAAGAGCGAACAAATAGACAATCAATAAGATAGGGAAATTCTAAAAGATTTTAGTGGTTGGAATTGAAAGACTTCTTGGATAAACTTCCGGGCATCCAGCAGTCACATGATTCAGTATAAATTAGTCATCATGAAGCATTGGTCTCACCTTTTTAAGTTATATCATATCGTAAATCAAGATTCCTGACAAAGGCTTATTTACCACCCTCCCTGTCCACACTCGAACTCGAAAGCAATCTTTTGatacacacaaacatacaTACAGCGCCTCATCTCTGGCTCAAATGATTAGGATTTcctatttatttcattctcaATGTACTAAAAACATCAGGAAACATTAGAAGAAACAAAGTAACTATCCCAACTCACCTCGGACAAGCTCCAGGCGACAAAAGTTATGAAGACTGACGGTAATTCCTGAACCTACATcaagaaatagaaataaaCTCCCATTCTTTTCCTTGAAATACAGACTGCACCAATTAATACAGATGCGCAAATTCTTTCATCATTCACACATTTTGCATAGATAATGAACATTCTATACGAAAACTCTTAATGGGAAATCAAATTACAGGATCCACCAGCACAAACCTCATGAATTCGACGAACAATAGCAAGCAAAAAGTGAGTCCTTCCACCCCACTGCATCAGAGGAAGCAGAGCGCCACTAGGAACAATTCCTTGAAAAATCAATACCCgaaattaaatcaacaaacGCCATGTCTTCATTCAAAACGccaaaataatttcatctgAAATTTACCAATTGCCCCATGAATAACCTCCAAGAATGCAAGAGTTTGCAGCAGGCCTAACAAACAccaatcaagaaaaaacaagCATGTATAAACACTCCAATTTCTGCAAACAAACACGTAAGAACTCTCATCCCTTTCAATTACTTTCTGGGCACTCACAAATTAACTCGCCGGCAGAAGAATAAGCGCCATGAACTGATCTTGTGGAGACGAAGTTGCTCAGAATTCTGAACAGAGATAACGCCCTGGAAATACAGAAAGATGGTTAGCGTCACTCACTCTGCTCTGCTCGCTGCGTCTGTGTGcgtgaaattgagaaattctTTACCATCCCAGGGCCTGAAAGAGATTGTAGAAGATGAGATAAACGTCGCGCAGTTGGGACATTTCGAGTGTGTGCAGTGGAGCGTGGCGTCGATTAGTCCAATGTGGTTCGTTGAACCACACTGTCCTATACTATATGCTACCAATTTTTTCCcatccaagaaaagaaaaaagaaaagaaagtagTACACCTTTGCATGGGCATAAGagtacaattattttttggaaaaggATTTTACTCGTATCATTATTTATGTGATTCGATCTCCAAAAGTAGTAGGTTGCTTTATTTTTGGGCTCAATGGCAGTGAATAAGGGTAAATGAGTAGGGCATTATCAATGCCAGATTATTTTGTCAAGAGTATTTTTGTTATCGTTCATATTTTAGGAATGTAAAGATATATAATCTAGGAGTACAAAGTGTATTTAATCCATTTTAATAAAgatgttaatttaaaatttaactacaATATGTCTTTAcctaatcaattataaaaaatatgaacccAAAATTCgtgatcttttttattattaattatttcaaaatcaattgtGTAATTATCTTACCGAATTGGGCCTAAATGAAATAGGAAGATACAATATGATTTAACAcgtaaaatttaatatagaaaaacattGAGATAGTATATTTATCTTCACTCTCACTCATAATTATTGACTTTTATCCGTTTGTGATGTTACAAAAATTTGTCTAACtattacaagaaaaacaataaatatggAACACAGTCCACTTCATGGTTTTAGCTAAAAATAAAGATgggaaaatgtaataaatgtcTTCATCATTTTGAATCGAGACTTGggcttttttaaaaaaaaaatattttttaaatctaatcACGActcgttatattattattattattatatttataaaatatatattaatataatttatttattttttaataataaaaaattaattaaccctCTTCCGTTCTCTCCCAAAACGATCCTCCTTCCTTCCAATTCATCACTTGGAGcccatatttaaatttttatacataaaatatgaaaatatatatttacttttatataatggtgataccatcaaaattcagaatGAATGATTCGAATGTAAAATTtacatgatttatttattttttaaaatttaatgggAATTTATATGAAATCTAGCTGCTTTGTTTTGTACCACGAGGCTTTAGAGATGTAAACTCTATAAAAATTAAGGTAGAATACACTTTGCCcctttaattatttgtcatgtaatatttattattttaaattaataaatgcaaCACTTATTCcctacaattaattttttaaataatattattcttatattatatatatatagttcaacgattcttttagtaattttgcattttaaatttaattaaaattatcttgattagaaaaaatatcttttatttatagtaaattaaaatataaataacgAGTTAAatagttcaatttttttacagactcaaaattaagtaatgaATGATTACAATAGATtctaaaaaaaacttataaaaagattttattaatttgataataaaattaagttattaactatttattcttttagattaaaaaagagtaattacatattgattttttttaacatattttctttaaaagttatgataaaatatatttattttttattttctataaatatttagcttttgattaagcatatatatttgttaattgcattgaactaaatatatatatatatataatataagggcaatattgtctaaaaatttaattatagggggtaaatatacatttattagtttagGGAGGAAATTGTTACATGAAGAATAGTTTAGGAgggtaaaatgcattttaccctaaaaattaggataaattacgatgggctcttttgaaatttgtcataattataaatattttttattttcaaaaaaattataaatacaccttGAAATTAGAAATACTCTAAAAAAAATCCCCTACAATGATATTTGTTAaggaatttgtaattttaatgaggtattataattttttttaaaaaaaaaatatttataactataataaatgTTAGGAAATCAGGGTGtaattttacccaaaaaattGTTGTTGGGCCTTTACATTATAATTTGGCATAGAAAAAGAACACGAGATATATATGGGGCTCCAAGTGATGAAGCCAGTGGCAACGCCATTGTcaagtgtaaatatataaaaattagggATTTACACTCTTCTTtcacaaaatttagaataattatacatgaattttttgttatttgaaaaattatatttaatatctttggACTTTACTTTCggctaacaaataagtccatctaTTAggtaaattcattaaatttgttgatattaaaaaaaaaaacttaataaaaattgatagttaCATCTTAATGGGTTTATATTGCaggacaaataatttttttctaactaaattattttataacagtgaaagatatacctcatcacatacATCGAACTATTTTATAGCATGGTAGTTATGacattaaaaatgaaataatagcCCATTTGGTCCTCATAGTTATCAAGAGTAGTAGGGGCATTTATGGGCCTATATTGTAATTGAAAGGATATTTGaattgtatttgaaaataggtttgagttttctttttgtttcttttctagcTCGCTCTTAAAATTAGATTGTTGTTCCCATTTTATggttgtaataattttatatatgctgctggtgaatattataattgatttcttaaatttacatttaaaatgTTTTAGTTATagtattcataaattttagttttgtctCAGATTAATCCTTTTGACCTTTTTCTTTGGCAAAAATGTGGTTAAAACTTGAAAAACTGGCCATGAGACACATGTCTTAATTTGCAgggtaattttatcattatgtttttttttaaagaaaaattatacacaatcTACTCGTGTTTTTCAGACAAGTACATTCTGcattaaatcaaaatacacGCCCAAGTCGTATTTCACGACAATTTTGTGTTCTTTAAtgcaaaatttttatgaaacccATGCCCAAATCATGTTCCACTTACAAGGCAGTATTTTCCTCGCAAAGCCACTTTGTTTACCATATAATTCGAGAAGATATTACAttgtttattcataatttgacCATGACTAATCAAAATGCTTCATAATATATCTACAATCAAAGTACTTATCACAACTTCAAAttgtatgataaaatattCACCCTCAAAGGCCTCTCTACTGCTCTCGAGGAACAATTCTTCAGAGTTCACACCCAACTATCATTTCTCCCATATTTTTCTCATCTGGAGCCAACATATTACATCCCtgtgtgaaaatattaataggcaaaaatcattaaaaaaaaaaaaaggcaaccCCGACTTTCAATTGGTTTCTTTTCAAAGTTCAAATGAGTTGTGttgtctttttatatattcagaGAGATAGACAAAAAAACCTCCTtaaaacaagagaaaagaagagcAACGTTCAACGGGACTTCTAAAAACAAGGCAATGTACCTCCACGAGGTTAGAGGTAATGAGCTTCTTGGTGAAAAGGTTAAAGAATCATGTTACCGTTTTTgtatttagaagaaaaattgtGACAACAAGGcaatatatggatatataaaaatactgGCAAGGCTTCATGCAGTGGTGACAATTTGATGAGTTACCACTCCACGTACGAGGAGAGTTGTTATATGTAATGAAAGCTCCCAATCCCCAAAGACAAAGGCACCAAAATCCAAATTAGAGAAAATTCGAGAGAGGAAAGCACATGCAAATGCAATGCTGCCAAATGCCAAAGGACAAAGTTCATCAACTCTCTTCAACTTCAACGAAATTaccattttttatgaaattagtgcttttttcacattttcaacGTAGTACGTACTATGAGTATGAGCCCCCCATTACATTACATGTGACCCTACA includes the following:
- the LOC105170380 gene encoding very-long-chain (3R)-3-hydroxyacyl-CoA dehydratase 2, with the translated sequence MSQLRDVYLIFYNLFQALGWALSLFRILSNFVSTRSVHGAYSSAGELICLLQTLAFLEVIHGAIGIVPSGALLPLMQWGGRTHFLLAIVRRIHEVQELPSVFITFVAWSLSEIIRYSHYALNCLGCSPNWMTFIRYNAFIVLYPIGLFPGEMWLMYQALPFIKKENLYADTLPFSYDKFVKALLFSYPFLWMKLYLHLFKQRRSKLGKQQKKKPN